Sequence from the uncultured Bacteroides sp. genome:
GTTCAACAGACATTGGAGTATACTGTGGCTGTACCAGCAAACGGGTATTCTTTTGTCCTTTATTGATAGTAAGTGCAGTAACCGGGTCCATATCACCACCAAACTTGGTAAATGCTTCAAGTTCACGGAACTGTGCCTGGTCAATTTTCAATGTACCGGCCACTTTCTTCATTGCCTTGATCTGAGCGTTACCACCTACACGTGATACAGAAATACCTACGTTAATTGCAGGACGGTTACCTTGGTTGAACAAGTCGGTATCAAGGAATATCTGACCATCAGTAATTGAAATTACATTGGTTGGGATATATGCAGAAACGTCACCAGCCTGAGTTTCAATGATTGGAAGAGCAGTCAAAGAACCCCCACCTTTCACTTTATCTTTCATGCTTTCAGGAAGATCATTCATTTGGCATGCAATTTCCTGCTGATTGATAATCTTAGCAGAACGCTCAAGCAAACGAGAGTGCAGATAGAAGATATCACCCGGATATGCTTCACGACCGGAAGGACGACGAAGAATCAATGATACCTCACGATAAGCAACAGCCTGTTTAGACAAGTCATCATAAACAACCAGTGCATGGCGTCCGCTGTCACGGAAGTACTCACCGATAGCAGCACCGGCGAATGGTGCGAAATATTGCATTGCAGCAGGATCAGACGCTGTAGCTGAAACTACAATTGTATAATCCATTGCACCTTTTTCCTTCAGCGTATTTACTATAGTAGCAACAGTAGAACCTTTTTGTCCTATTGCAACATAAATACAATATACGGGGTTACCTGCTTCAAAGTTACTTCTTTGATTGATAATAGTATCAATGGCAATAGATGTCTTTCCTGTCTGACGGTCACCGATAATCAACTCACGCTGGCCGCGACCAATAGGAATCATAGCATCTACAGCTTTCAATCCTGTTTGTAGAGGTTCATTTACCGGCTGACGGAAAATAACACCCGGAGCTTTACGTTCCAATGGCATTTCACAACGTTCGCCAGAAATCTCACCTTTACCATCCAATGGTTCACCAAGCGGATTGATAACACGTCCAAGCATGCCCTCACCTACGTTGATAGATGCAATACGTTTGGTACGTTTTACTATATATCCTTCCTTTATCTGATCAGTAGGGCCAAGTAACACAGCTCCCACATTGTCTTCTTCAAGGTTCATCACAATAGCCTTCATGCCATTGTCGAACTCCAGCAGCTCGTTAGCTTCAGCATTCCTCAAACCATAGATACGGACTACACCGTCACTGACTTGAAGTACTGTCCCCACCTCATCAAACTGAAGGCTGGTATCAATTCCTTCAAGTTGCATACGCAACACTTCGGAAACTTCACTTGCTTTTATATTTTCGGACATAATTCTTTATTTATATACTTTTTCTATTCTTATCCATAAACTGGCTTTTCACCCGTCTAAGTTGCGTTGCAATACTAGCATCCAGGCGGTAGGTATCTATACTAAAGATAAAACCACCCATAATTTCAGGATCTACTGAAGTTTTAAAATCCAGTGTACCTTTCTTGTCCTTCATTAACAATTTCCTCATGTGATCTTCAGTCTCAGTGCTCAAAGGAGATGCTGTAACCAATGATCCAATGGAGATAAGTTTAGCTTTGCGGTATAAATCCTGATACATCAAAGCAATGGATTGCAGGTGCTTTTCTCTTTTCTGATGCAACACCAACTCTATGAAGCGCACAAATACATCGCTCACCTGAGTGCCGGCTGCAGTACATATAAGACTCTGCTTTTCTTTGCTCTTCATCACCGGATTATCCAGTACAGTTTTCAGAGAAGTGTGTTCTGCAAAACTATGAGCCAACAGACTCATCTCAGCATAAACTTTCTCTTCTACACTTTTATCCTGTGCAAAAGCATACAACGCTTTAGCGTAACGCATGGGAATAATACCTATATTCATTGCTTACGATTTTGAAACTGTCACTTCATCCAACAAACGATCGATCATATCCATCTGTTCCTTGTCTTTCTTCAGACTACCACGAATAACCTTTTCGGCAATATCGACAGAGAGAGCTGCTATCTGACGACGTACGTCACGGATAGCTTCATTTTTCTCAGCCTGGATCTGAAGTCTTACTTCGTCTAATTGTTTTTTAGCTTCCAGTTGTGCACTAACTTTTGCTTCGTTGATAATTTTATCGCGAATAGCAGCTGCATCATTCAAGATTTTCACCTGCTCTTCACGGGCTGCTGATAGAATTGCTTCTCCATCAGCCTTAATACCTGCCAACTGTTCGTTCGCGGTATTAGCAGCTTCCAGTGATTTATCAATAAATAGCTTACGATCTTCCACCATTTTTGTAATGACAGGAAAACCAAACTTAGCCAGAATGATAAATACTATTATGAAAGAGAGGAGCATCCAAAACAGAAGCCCAAATTCAGGTTGTAATAATGACATATTATGATAAAGCTAAGAAACAAACAACAACAGCAAACAAGGCAACACCTTCAACCAAAGCTGCAATAATAATCATATTCATACGAATATCGCCAGCTGATTCAGGTTGGCGTGCAATAGCTTCCATTGCAGAACCACCAATTTTACCAATACCAATACCTGCACCAACTGCTGCGATACCTGCACCAATTGCTGCACCTAATTTCCCTAATCCAATTCCAGCAACTGCTGCTTGTAATAATACTGTACCTAACATAATTTTTATTTTTTAATGGTTTATATTAATCTTATTATTGAAAATTCATTTAATTATTTAACGTGATGAGGTTCTACTTTAGATAATCCAATAAACACTGCAGAAAGCATGGTAAATACATACGCCTGGATGTAAGCAACCAAAAGTTCAAGAATATTCATAAAGATCCCAAAAAACACAGATAAAACTGTCATCGAACCATTCAGTACAGGTCCCATTGCAGCGGTAATAAACACCAGACAAACAAGACTAAGAATAACGGAGTGTCCTGCCATCATATTTGCAAAAAGACGAATCATCAATGCAAATGGTTTTGTAATAATACCCACTACTTCAATTGGAATCATAATTGGCTTCAGAACCATAGGCACATCGGGCCAGAATATTTCTTTCCAGTATTCTTTTGTTCCGAAAATATTCACAGCAAGGAACGTACAACAAGCTAAAGTAAGTGTAATTGCGATGTTTCCTGTTACGTTTGCTCCTCCTGGGAATATTGGAATTAATCCCATTAAGTTATTGAAGAATATAAAGAAAAATACGGTAAGCAAATAAGGAGCAAAACGTCCGTATCCTTTCCCTATACAAGTCTTTATGACATTATCATTAATATCCATAATAAACATCTCCATAAATCCGGCAAATCCTTTCGGAGCCTGATTTGGATTTCTCTTGGCCCAACGAGCAACGCTTAGTATCATTATGCAAAGAAGAATACTATTAAGAATAATGGCAAAAGCTGTTTTAGTAATGGATAAATCCAAAGGTCTGGTCTCTGCGCCCGTAGCACTTTTTTCCACTATCTTATCTTTAAAGCTTCCTTCTTTGGCTATATAAAAGCCTTCGTGTTCACCTGTAGGAGAATGATGAAACTCAGATGAAAGAAATACATGCCACTGACCATTGCTTCCCATTACAATAACTGGCAATGGAATGGAAATGTGAGTTTCTCCCCATGTGGTGATGTGCCATTCATAAG
This genomic interval carries:
- the atpA gene encoding F0F1 ATP synthase subunit alpha, producing MSENIKASEVSEVLRMQLEGIDTSLQFDEVGTVLQVSDGVVRIYGLRNAEANELLEFDNGMKAIVMNLEEDNVGAVLLGPTDQIKEGYIVKRTKRIASINVGEGMLGRVINPLGEPLDGKGEISGERCEMPLERKAPGVIFRQPVNEPLQTGLKAVDAMIPIGRGQRELIIGDRQTGKTSIAIDTIINQRSNFEAGNPVYCIYVAIGQKGSTVATIVNTLKEKGAMDYTIVVSATASDPAAMQYFAPFAGAAIGEYFRDSGRHALVVYDDLSKQAVAYREVSLILRRPSGREAYPGDIFYLHSRLLERSAKIINQQEIACQMNDLPESMKDKVKGGGSLTALPIIETQAGDVSAYIPTNVISITDGQIFLDTDLFNQGNRPAINVGISVSRVGGNAQIKAMKKVAGTLKIDQAQFRELEAFTKFGGDMDPVTALTINKGQKNTRLLVQPQYTPMSVEQQIAILYCGTHGLLKAVKLDKVHEFEKNFLLDLQNNHQEDVLDVLKTGVINDEVSAIIEKVAGSIAKVYSK
- the atpE gene encoding ATP synthase F0 subunit C — translated: MLGTVLLQAAVAGIGLGKLGAAIGAGIAAVGAGIGIGKIGGSAMEAIARQPESAGDIRMNMIIIAALVEGVALFAVVVCFLALS
- the atpF gene encoding F0F1 ATP synthase subunit B; amino-acid sequence: MSLLQPEFGLLFWMLLSFIIVFIILAKFGFPVITKMVEDRKLFIDKSLEAANTANEQLAGIKADGEAILSAAREEQVKILNDAAAIRDKIINEAKVSAQLEAKKQLDEVRLQIQAEKNEAIRDVRRQIAALSVDIAEKVIRGSLKKDKEQMDMIDRLLDEVTVSKS
- the atpB gene encoding F0F1 ATP synthase subunit A; translated protein: MKSLKYNIRKLTWLLLFMLMPVLSASAAESEGNGKLDVTGIVLGHIGDSYEWHITTWGETHISIPLPVIVMGSNGQWHVFLSSEFHHSPTGEHEGFYIAKEGSFKDKIVEKSATGAETRPLDLSITKTAFAIILNSILLCIMILSVARWAKRNPNQAPKGFAGFMEMFIMDINDNVIKTCIGKGYGRFAPYLLTVFFFIFFNNLMGLIPIFPGGANVTGNIAITLTLACCTFLAVNIFGTKEYWKEIFWPDVPMVLKPIMIPIEVVGIITKPFALMIRLFANMMAGHSVILSLVCLVFITAAMGPVLNGSMTVLSVFFGIFMNILELLVAYIQAYVFTMLSAVFIGLSKVEPHHVK
- a CDS encoding F0F1 ATP synthase subunit delta; the encoded protein is MNIGIIPMRYAKALYAFAQDKSVEEKVYAEMSLLAHSFAEHTSLKTVLDNPVMKSKEKQSLICTAAGTQVSDVFVRFIELVLHQKREKHLQSIALMYQDLYRKAKLISIGSLVTASPLSTETEDHMRKLLMKDKKGTLDFKTSVDPEIMGGFIFSIDTYRLDASIATQLRRVKSQFMDKNRKSI